One genomic segment of Coffea arabica cultivar ET-39 chromosome 6e, Coffea Arabica ET-39 HiFi, whole genome shotgun sequence includes these proteins:
- the LOC113697441 gene encoding uncharacterized protein isoform X1 — protein sequence MGKLSFGRVLDRFCLSSSGSGSCLCINNYASEDERELESKPLITTPETGQLVKIKDVISAPPTLALQLKPKLVKLSVAVLIQTVVLKVSMHCNGCARKVKKHISKMEGVTSYEVDLESKMVVVIGDIAPFEVLESVSKVKTAELWTAPAC from the exons ATGGGGAAGCTGAGTTTTGGCAGAGTTTTGGATcgtttttgtctttcttcttctgGGTCAGGCTCTTGTCTCTGCATCAATAACTATGCCTCAGAAGATGAGCGTGAGCTAGAAAGCAAGCCACTGATTACAACACCTGAAACTGGCCAGTTGGTGAAAATCAAGGATGTTATTTCTGCACCCCCGACCCTGGCTCTTCAATTGAAGCCCAAG CTTGTTAAATTATCTGTCGCTGTATTGATCCAGACGGTTGTGCTAAAAGTGTCGATGCACTGCAATGGATGCGCAAGGAAAGTCAAGAAGCATATCTCCAAGATGGAAG GAGTGACATCTTATGAAGTAGACCTGGAAAGCAAGATGGTGGTGGTGATTGGAGACATTGCTCCTTTCGAAGTGTTAGAGAGTGTATCTAAAGTGAAAACCGCCGAGTTATGGACCGCTCCTGCCTGCtag
- the LOC113697441 gene encoding heavy metal-associated isoprenylated plant protein 35-like isoform X2, with the protein MGKLSFGRVLDRFCLSSSGSGSCLCINNYASEDERELESKPLITTPETGQLVKIKDVISAPPTLALQLKPKTVVLKVSMHCNGCARKVKKHISKMEGVTSYEVDLESKMVVVIGDIAPFEVLESVSKVKTAELWTAPAC; encoded by the exons ATGGGGAAGCTGAGTTTTGGCAGAGTTTTGGATcgtttttgtctttcttcttctgGGTCAGGCTCTTGTCTCTGCATCAATAACTATGCCTCAGAAGATGAGCGTGAGCTAGAAAGCAAGCCACTGATTACAACACCTGAAACTGGCCAGTTGGTGAAAATCAAGGATGTTATTTCTGCACCCCCGACCCTGGCTCTTCAATTGAAGCCCAAG ACGGTTGTGCTAAAAGTGTCGATGCACTGCAATGGATGCGCAAGGAAAGTCAAGAAGCATATCTCCAAGATGGAAG GAGTGACATCTTATGAAGTAGACCTGGAAAGCAAGATGGTGGTGGTGATTGGAGACATTGCTCCTTTCGAAGTGTTAGAGAGTGTATCTAAAGTGAAAACCGCCGAGTTATGGACCGCTCCTGCCTGCtag
- the LOC140009645 gene encoding uncharacterized protein yields MAFVKAQKRKAYFKHYQVSFKRRREGKTDYRARLIAAQKVPVAAAKKTPAPAAAQQQQSKPTAKLPSKPLPPAQAGLCSCYCLSCTIFGEEGKFPEIGNDSDMLSSIESKSALVGNEPKNEGLLSATSSSHGKLLKIVMQKYIRSYPND; encoded by the exons ATGGCTTTTGTTAAAGCCCAGAAAAGAAAAGCTTACTTCAAGCACTACCAAGTCTCGTTTAAGAGAAGGAGAGAGGGAAAGACGGACTACCGAGCTAGG CTGATTGCTGCTCAGAAGGTTCCTGTGGCCGCAGCTAAGAAAACCCCAGCTCCTGCAGCTGCTCAGCAGCAGCAATCCAAGCCGACGGCTAAGCTTCCTTCGAAGCCGCTCCCCCCAGCTCAAGCTG GTCTATGCAGCTGCTACTGTCTTTCTTGTACCATTTTTGGAGAGGAAGGGAAATTTCCTGAG ATTGGAAATGATTCAGATATGTTGTCTTCAATTGAGTCAAAAAGTGCATTGGTTGGGAATGAGccaaaaaatgaaggattattGTCTGCTACATCCTCCTCACATGGCAAGCTGCTGAAG ATTGTAATGCAAAAATACATAAGGAGCTATCCAAATGACTAA